A genomic segment from Bacteroidota bacterium encodes:
- a CDS encoding leucine-rich repeat domain-containing protein produces MRHKFYFGLLLIFFSLNANLFAQNFWVPDSIFRNKLKQDYPTCFTPQDSLISNCSVIQNVTALSFSNMFIYDLTGIAFFSSLKSLGCYNTHLSSLPALPDSLNYLNISVLPSSLIELYCYQNQLTSLPLLPNALTVLECGSNQLTSLPALPSSLIVLECQNNQLTSLPTLPNSLNRIDCKNNQLTSMPVLPNWLYELHCQVNQLTSLPVLPITLKRLDCQQNQLT; encoded by the coding sequence ATGAGACATAAATTTTACTTCGGTTTGCTTTTGATTTTCTTTTCTCTTAATGCAAATTTGTTTGCTCAAAATTTTTGGGTACCGGATTCAATTTTCAGGAATAAACTTAAACAAGATTATCCCACCTGCTTCACTCCACAGGATTCTCTCATTAGCAATTGTAGTGTGATTCAAAATGTGACCGCATTGAGTTTTAGCAATATGTTTATTTACGATTTGACCGGTATTGCATTTTTTAGCTCATTAAAAAGTCTCGGCTGCTATAATACTCACTTATCAAGCCTGCCTGCACTTCCTGATTCATTAAACTATTTAAATATATCTGTTCTACCAAGTTCATTAATCGAACTATACTGTTATCAAAATCAATTGACAAGTCTGCCATTGCTGCCCAATGCATTAACCGTATTAGAGTGTGGGTCCAATCAATTGACAAGCTTACCTGCGCTCCCTAGTTCATTAATCGTGTTAGAATGCCAAAACAATCAATTGACTAGCTTACCTACTTTACCAAATTCGCTAAATAGAATCGATTGTAAAAACAATCAATTAACTAGCATGCCTGTGTTGCCAAATTGGTTATACGAATTACATTGTCAGGTAAATCAATTAACAAGTTTACCAGTGCTGCCAATCACATTAAAAAGATTAGATTGTCAACAAAATCAATTAACTTAA
- a CDS encoding T9SS type A sorting domain-containing protein, translated as MIDTLSSLLNVSSMEMISASHSYDLWIENGVAKWNFINILLPDSNTNELESHGFVKFRINPLLGLTVADSIQNKADIYFDYNAAVTTNTIVVNVLNTLQVKDFKETELQIFPNPVQESLRIVNQHAGTLGKIELINANGKVLETKTISTSTYTWNIQHLPAGTYILKGQGWGQKVVKE; from the coding sequence GTGATAGATACACTTTCATCGTTGCTGAATGTTTCAAGTATGGAAATGATTTCTGCCTCTCACAGCTATGACCTTTGGATTGAGAACGGTGTTGCGAAATGGAATTTTATAAATATTCTTCTGCCAGATTCTAACACCAATGAATTAGAATCACACGGTTTTGTAAAATTCAGAATAAATCCCTTACTGGGATTGACTGTAGCAGATTCGATACAAAATAAAGCAGATATTTATTTTGATTATAACGCTGCTGTTACTACTAATACAATTGTAGTGAATGTGCTAAATACCTTGCAGGTAAAAGATTTCAAGGAAACTGAATTACAAATTTTCCCTAACCCGGTGCAAGAAAGTTTACGCATTGTGAACCAACATGCAGGTACATTAGGAAAAATAGAATTGATAAATGCCAATGGAAAAGTGCTGGAAACAAAAACTATTTCAACTTCAACTTATACTTGGAACATCCAGCATTTGCCTGCCGGAACTTATATTTTGAAAGGACAAGGTTGGGGGCAGAAGGTGGTGAAGGAATGA
- a CDS encoding T9SS type A sorting domain-containing protein has product MGTEIISNVNVKFLKPPQLSNLSALPTVNTFSGDTMIWNIASLNPFQQGDIVITDSVFVNATLGDTANAYAWIEPIVADTTPQNNKSTSSNIISGSIDPNDKSVSSEAVLPNSTGFLEYIIRFQNTGTDTAFAVMVMDTLSSLLNVSSMEMISASHSYDLWIENGVAKWNFIKILLPDSNTNELESHGFVKFRIKPLPGLMVTDSIPNAASIYFDYNSAVTTNTIVVNVLNTTQVKELQEIDMQIFPNPVQESLRIVNQQAGALGKIELINASGKVLETKTISSSNYTWNLQHLPTGTYILKGQGWGQKVVKE; this is encoded by the coding sequence GTGGGAACTGAAATTATTTCAAATGTGAATGTAAAATTTTTGAAGCCACCGCAACTATCCAATTTATCGGCACTGCCAACTGTTAATACATTTAGTGGTGATACAATGATATGGAATATTGCCTCATTGAATCCTTTTCAGCAAGGTGATATAGTAATTACAGATTCAGTTTTTGTAAATGCAACACTTGGAGATACTGCCAATGCCTACGCCTGGATTGAGCCCATTGTTGCTGATACCACTCCTCAAAACAATAAAAGTACAAGCAGCAACATTATCAGTGGCTCAATTGATCCGAACGATAAATCTGTTTCGTCAGAAGCTGTTTTGCCTAACTCTACGGGCTTTCTAGAATATATTATCCGTTTTCAAAATACAGGAACGGATACTGCTTTTGCTGTGATGGTGATGGATACACTTTCATCGTTGCTGAATGTTTCGAGTATGGAAATGATTTCCGCCTCGCACAGCTATGACCTTTGGATTGAGAATGGAGTTGCGAAATGGAATTTTATAAAAATTCTTCTGCCAGATTCTAACACCAATGAATTAGAATCACACGGTTTTGTAAAATTCAGAATAAAGCCCTTACCAGGATTGATGGTAACTGATTCTATACCGAATGCTGCCAGTATTTATTTTGATTACAACTCAGCGGTAACAACCAATACCATTGTAGTAAATGTGCTAAATACTACACAAGTAAAGGAGTTACAGGAAATTGATATGCAAATTTTCCCTAACCCCGTTCAAGAAAGTTTGCGCATTGTGAACCAACAGGCAGGCGCATTAGGAAAAATAGAATTGATAAATGCCAGCGGAAAAGTGTTGGAAACAAAAACAATTTCAAGTTCAAATTACACTTGGAACTTGCAGCACTTGCCTACTGGAACTTATATTTTAAAAGGGCAAGGCTGGGGGCAGAAGGTGGTGAAGGAATGA
- a CDS encoding leucine-rich repeat domain-containing protein codes for MKHKFYFGLLLIFFSLNANLFAQNFWVPDSIFRNKLKQDYPTCFTPQDSLISNCSVIQNVTALSFSNMFIYDLTGIAFFSSLKSLGCYNTHLSSLPALPDSLNYLNLGFNQLTTLPVLPNSIRILNCIYNNISSISVLPSSLIELYCYQNQLTSLPLLPNALTVLECGSNQLTSLPALPSSLIVLECQNNQLTSLPTLPNSLNRIDCKNNQLTSMPVLPNWLYELHCQVNQLTSLPVLPITLKRLDCQQNQLTQLPIIPGYMEVANWTYNPIGCFPEISPRGPWSLPWGVINGIAHTNITCIPNQGTFPLSALIGSNGFPFCSPSNSNCNYNFTLGFVFNDVNGNGTKDSLEIGMPVPVHYSNNYGIWPDSAGFFNAVSDTGIITFQVNVPAYFTASTSSSQTIHVTASSVDTLYFGLQPIPNINDLKMDLTSITFLRPGFKAKYKIHYQNVGTEIISNVNVKFLKPSQLSNLSAFPTANTINGDTLIWNIASLNPFQQGDIVITDSVL; via the coding sequence ATGAAACATAAATTTTACTTCGGCTTGCTTTTGATTTTCTTTTCGCTTAATGCAAATTTGTTTGCTCAAAATTTTTGGGTGCCGGATTCAATTTTCAGGAATAAACTTAAACAAGATTATCCCACCTGCTTCACTCCACAGGATTCTCTCATTAGCAATTGTAGTGTGATTCAAAATGTGACCGCATTGAGTTTTAGCAATATGTTTATTTACGATTTGACCGGTATTGCATTTTTTAGCTCATTAAAAAGTCTCGGCTGCTATAATACTCACTTATCAAGCCTGCCTGCACTTCCTGATTCATTAAACTATTTAAACCTTGGTTTTAATCAACTAACAACGCTGCCTGTATTGCCCAACTCCATCCGTATCTTAAATTGTATCTATAATAACATCAGCAGTATATCTGTTCTACCAAGTTCATTAATCGAACTATACTGTTATCAAAATCAATTGACAAGTCTGCCATTGCTGCCCAATGCATTAACCGTATTAGAGTGTGGGTCCAATCAATTGACAAGCTTACCTGCGCTCCCTAGTTCATTAATCGTGTTAGAATGCCAAAACAATCAATTGACTAGCTTACCTACTTTACCAAATTCGCTAAATAGAATCGATTGTAAAAACAATCAATTAACTAGCATGCCTGTGTTGCCAAATTGGTTATACGAATTACATTGTCAGGTAAATCAATTAACAAGTTTACCAGTGCTGCCAATCACATTAAAAAGATTAGATTGTCAACAAAATCAATTAACCCAATTACCAATAATTCCAGGCTATATGGAAGTTGCAAACTGGACCTATAACCCTATTGGATGTTTCCCTGAAATTTCTCCACGTGGTCCTTGGAGTTTGCCATGGGGAGTAATCAATGGAATTGCCCATACGAATATCACATGCATCCCCAACCAGGGAACATTCCCCCTTTCGGCTCTTATAGGCTCTAATGGTTTTCCGTTTTGCTCGCCTTCAAATAGCAATTGCAACTACAACTTTACTCTAGGTTTTGTTTTCAATGATGTGAATGGAAATGGAACCAAAGACAGCTTAGAGATTGGAATGCCGGTTCCCGTTCATTACTCCAATAATTACGGCATCTGGCCCGATAGTGCAGGATTTTTTAATGCAGTTAGTGATACGGGAATTATTACTTTTCAGGTGAATGTGCCAGCTTATTTTACTGCATCTACCTCCTCCTCTCAAACTATTCATGTTACTGCAAGTTCAGTTGATACCCTCTATTTTGGCTTGCAACCTATACCCAACATCAACGATTTAAAAATGGATTTGACCTCCATTACTTTTTTGCGCCCCGGGTTTAAAGCAAAATATAAAATTCATTATCAGAATGTGGGAACCGAAATTATTTCAAATGTGAATGTAAAATTTTTGAAGCCATCTCAACTATCCAATTTATCTGCATTTCCAACTGCTAATACAATTAATGGTGATACATTGATTTGGAACATTGCTTCATTGAATCCTTTTCAGCAAGGTGATATAGTAATTACAGATTCGGTTTTGTAA
- a CDS encoding T9SS type A sorting domain-containing protein — protein sequence MRHKFYFGLLLIFFFVNTNLFAQNFWVPDANFRNALKQVCPGCFTAQDSLITNSSSIQSVQNLYISNLNISSLDGIGYFTSLLILHCAQNQLPNLPVLPATLTQLVCAFNQLTSLPILPDSLDWLECYSNQLSNLPGLPPTLTYLNCDNNQLTSLPALPPTLTDLECQNNQLTSLPALPATLTILLCYDNQLSSLPALPATLVYLYCFDNQLTSLPPLPALLVNLFCGTNQLTSLPALPASLEYLNCGSNQLTNLPALPATLTSLKCPANQLTSLPALPATLEKLWCYDNQLASLPALPATLEYLWCYENQLTSLPALPATLTALYSDNNQLTSLPALPSSLTLLLCTHNQLTSLPALPSTLKYLNCYNNQLTSLPALPASLEELYCYSNQLTSLPAIPGFTRRLDCSYNPITCFPKILPRSPGSQNWTKIRIDSTLISCIPNQNSFPLSLVQSSPPFPFCSPVNSICNYNFTSGYVFMDVNGDGIKDSLENGIPIPVYYSGNYGSWPDSAGFFNSISDTGNITFQVNVPTYHTSTTPASQTVHVVTGSVDTLYFGLQPIPNINDLKMDLTSITFLRPGFKAKYKIHYQNVGTEIISNVNVKFLKPSQLSNLSAFPTANTINGDTLIWNIASLNPFQQGDIVITDSVFVNATLGDTANAYAWIEPITGDSTPQNNSSKSTNIIRGSFDPNDKAVSPEVVLPNTTGYLEYIIRFQNTGTDTAFAVMVIDTLSSLLNVSSMEMISASHSYDLWIENGVAKWNFINILLPDSNTNELESHGFVKFGIKPKPGLTVTDSIQNKADIYFDYNAAVSTNTIVVNVLNPLQVKDLKETELQVFPNPVQDILRIVNQHAGALGKIELINANGKVLETKTISTSTYTWNIQHLPAGTYILKGQGWGQKVVKE from the coding sequence ATGAGACATAAATTTTACTTTGGTTTGCTTTTGATTTTCTTTTTCGTGAATACAAATTTGTTTGCACAAAACTTTTGGGTGCCTGATGCTAATTTTAGAAATGCACTCAAGCAAGTCTGTCCTGGCTGCTTCACTGCTCAGGATTCGCTGATCACCAATAGTAGCAGTATTCAGAGTGTACAGAACTTGTACATTAGCAATTTAAATATCAGTTCTTTGGATGGTATCGGATATTTTACCTCTTTACTCATTTTACATTGTGCTCAAAATCAATTACCAAATCTGCCAGTATTGCCTGCAACATTAACACAGTTAGTTTGCGCTTTTAATCAATTGACAAGTTTGCCAATATTGCCTGATTCATTAGATTGGTTGGAATGCTATTCTAATCAATTAAGCAACCTTCCAGGATTGCCTCCAACGTTAACTTATTTGAATTGCGATAATAATCAATTGACAAGTCTACCTGCATTACCTCCAACATTAACAGATCTAGAATGCCAAAACAATCAATTGACAAGTCTGCCTGCATTACCTGCAACATTAACAATTTTACTTTGTTATGATAATCAATTGTCAAGTCTGCCTGCATTACCTGCAACATTAGTATACCTATATTGTTTTGATAATCAATTGACAAGTCTGCCTCCGTTACCTGCATTGTTAGTAAATTTGTTTTGCGGTACTAATCAATTGACAAGTCTGCCTGCATTACCTGCATCGTTAGAATATTTGAATTGCGGTTCTAATCAATTAACAAATCTGCCTGCATTACCTGCAACATTAACATCTTTAAAATGCCCCGCTAATCAATTGACAAGTCTGCCTGCATTACCTGCAACATTAGAAAAACTATGGTGTTATGATAATCAATTGGCAAGTCTGCCTGCATTACCAGCAACATTAGAATACCTTTGGTGTTATGAAAATCAATTGACAAGTCTCCCTGCATTACCTGCAACATTAACAGCTTTATATAGCGATAATAATCAATTGACAAGTCTGCCTGCATTACCTTCATCATTAACACTTTTATTATGCACTCATAATCAATTGACCAGTCTGCCTGCATTACCTTCAACATTAAAATATTTAAATTGCTATAATAATCAATTGACAAGTCTGCCTGCATTACCTGCATCGTTAGAAGAGTTGTATTGCTATAGTAATCAATTGACCAGTCTGCCCGCAATTCCCGGTTTTACTAGACGCCTTGATTGTAGCTATAACCCAATAACTTGTTTTCCCAAAATACTTCCAAGATCTCCTGGAAGTCAGAATTGGACCAAGATACGTATTGATAGCACTCTAATTTCCTGCATTCCGAATCAAAATTCTTTTCCGCTTTCACTAGTTCAATCCTCCCCGCCCTTTCCATTTTGCTCCCCAGTCAATAGCATCTGCAACTATAACTTTACTTCAGGTTATGTATTTATGGATGTGAACGGAGATGGTATAAAAGACAGCTTAGAAAATGGAATACCAATTCCTGTTTATTATTCTGGCAATTATGGCAGCTGGCCCGATAGTGCAGGATTTTTTAATTCAATTAGTGATACGGGAAATATTACTTTCCAGGTGAATGTGCCCACTTATCATACATCAACCACGCCCGCCTCACAAACGGTTCATGTTGTTACAGGTTCAGTTGATACACTCTATTTTGGCTTGCAACCTATACCCAACATCAACGATTTAAAAATGGATTTGACCTCCATTACTTTTTTGCGTCCGGGGTTTAAAGCAAAATATAAAATTCATTATCAGAATGTGGGAACCGAAATTATTTCAAATGTGAATGTAAAATTTTTGAAGCCATCTCAACTATCCAATTTATCTGCATTTCCAACTGCTAATACAATTAATGGTGATACATTGATTTGGAACATTGCTTCATTGAATCCTTTTCAGCAAGGTGATATAGTAATTACAGATTCGGTTTTTGTAAATGCAACACTTGGAGATACCGCCAATGCTTATGCTTGGATTGAACCAATAACAGGTGATTCTACTCCCCAAAACAATAGCAGTAAAAGTACCAACATTATCCGCGGCTCATTTGACCCGAACGATAAAGCTGTTTCACCGGAAGTTGTTTTACCGAATACTACAGGCTATCTTGAGTACATTATTCGTTTTCAAAATACAGGAACAGATACTGCTTTTGCAGTAATGGTGATAGATACACTTTCATCGTTGCTGAATGTTTCAAGTATGGAAATGATTTCTGCCTCTCACAGCTATGACCTTTGGATTGAGAATGGAGTTGCAAAATGGAATTTTATAAATATACTTCTGCCCGATTCTAACACCAATGAATTAGAATCACACGGTTTTGTAAAATTTGGCATAAAGCCAAAGCCTGGATTGACTGTAACTGATTCAATTCAAAATAAGGCAGATATTTATTTTGATTATAATGCTGCTGTTAGTACAAATACAATTGTTGTGAATGTGCTAAATCCATTGCAGGTAAAAGATTTGAAGGAAACTGAATTGCAAGTTTTTCCAAACCCGGTGCAAGATATTTTACGAATTGTGAACCAACATGCCGGTGCATTAGGAAAAATTGAATTGATAAATGCCAATGGAAAAGTGCTGGAAACAAAAACTATTTCAACTTCAACTTACACTTGGAACATCCAGCATTTGCCTGCCGGAACTTATATTTTAAAAGGACAAGGTTGGGGGCAGAAGGTGGTGAAGGAATGA